One Ardenticatenales bacterium DNA segment encodes these proteins:
- a CDS encoding NAD-dependent epimerase/dehydratase family protein — protein MSNNEALHVIFGTGPLGLAVMRELHRRGKRVRMVNRSGRRGAEMPAQIELTAADAYNQEQARAVTQGAAVVYQCAQPAYHQWPEKFPPLQTSILEAAAANDARLIVAENLYMYGLVDGPITEDLPFRAHTRKGQVRARMAEQLLEAHQRGHVRAASARGSDFYGPGVLNSALGDRVFVPILQGKKASAVGNLDLLHTYTYIDDFGKALVVLGEREEALGQAWHVPNPPPLTTRALLTMAFQQVGHTPQMSGMSKLMMRIGGLFVMAARESVEMMYEFEHPFVVDHGKFARAFGDHATPHDAALAQTLSWYKTHHAA, from the coding sequence ATGAGCAACAATGAGGCGTTACACGTTATTTTTGGCACGGGACCGCTGGGGTTGGCGGTGATGCGGGAGCTGCATCGGCGGGGCAAGCGGGTGCGGATGGTGAATCGGAGCGGAAGGAGGGGGGCGGAAATGCCGGCACAAATCGAACTCACCGCCGCCGATGCCTACAACCAGGAACAGGCACGGGCCGTCACCCAAGGCGCCGCCGTCGTTTACCAGTGCGCCCAACCCGCCTACCACCAGTGGCCGGAAAAGTTCCCGCCGCTACAAACCAGCATCCTGGAAGCAGCCGCCGCCAACGATGCCCGTCTCATCGTCGCCGAAAACCTGTACATGTACGGCCTGGTGGACGGCCCCATCACCGAAGACCTGCCCTTCCGCGCCCACACACGCAAAGGCCAGGTGCGCGCGCGCATGGCGGAGCAGCTCCTGGAAGCGCACCAACGCGGCCACGTTCGCGCCGCCAGCGCCCGCGGCTCCGATTTCTATGGTCCCGGCGTGCTTAATTCCGCCCTGGGGGATCGCGTCTTCGTACCCATATTGCAGGGCAAAAAGGCCAGCGCCGTGGGCAATCTGGACCTGCTCCACACCTACACCTACATTGACGACTTCGGCAAGGCGCTGGTTGTTTTGGGGGAGCGCGAGGAAGCGCTGGGTCAGGCGTGGCACGTCCCCAATCCGCCCCCGTTGACCACGCGGGCGCTGCTGACCATGGCTTTCCAGCAGGTGGGGCACACGCCGCAAATGAGCGGCATGAGCAAACTGATGATGCGTATCGGCGGATTGTTCGTCATGGCCGCGCGCGAATCAGTCGAGATGATGTATGAGTTTGAACACCCATTTGTGGTGGACCACGGCAAGTTTGCGCGCGCATTTGGGGACCACGCCACACCGCACGATGCGGCCCTGGCGCAGACATTGTCCTGGTACAAAACGCACCACGCCGCCTGA
- a CDS encoding Ig-like domain-containing protein: protein MSRDRSFVMFLLIGALILVVGCRKREEPLPTPTPTITVTVMPATPTTPPVSPTPGLIPPGESAIAPTVIGQNPPPGAEASLDGFFELYFDQPMDQSATIAALSVVDDTGTLVDGEVSWPGARVLRFQPVQRLKPNVRYRIILSDRAKSTAGDTLLEGLTLDFDTIGDLAVSQVSPAPDAQDVAIDSVITVLFNRPVVPLRIAEEQPNLPNPLRITPEMAGSGQWVNTSVFVFRPDGPLIGREQYEVVVEADVINAISATGAQLPADYDFTFTVTAPTYDYFALPHLTTGPNNDYVDLPLDQDFQIVFTQPMDPASTEAAINLADSAGTSTPFVFDWDDAFTTVTFTPTQLLALDTRYTLTLSDTALSSYGGRLRAGFTWRATTVPAPAIHSTDPRDGQTQRQFSSIAALTFAAPMERKSLAGKVIFTPEIAGDPNGQYDRWDNSLRFYGLAPSTTYTMRVLPGMRDPYGNEITTEQTFTFTTAAYDPSANFGFPDNLALYRPGGSTAAWVTFRNVSQVDVALYRITPSQFGNLTSGSIISLNFTPTADAIVWQRSQSISADLNERGYQRFDMTTADGAPLPPGLYFLTLDSPQVRHDLAHLQTQTVIMGTANLTLKTTATEAMVWVTDLNSGQPLPNVPVVLYDRNFKQVFRAETDASGLAYRDDLDLSTDYGDWYYAFTDTANVFGVAISNWWEGVNPYDFGIYTDYYLRPNEPTAYVYTDRPLYRPDQVVSFKGVVRLNDDLDYSLPPYETVHVNISNYNGNVFDEDMPLSAFGSFAGRFTLDKEAVLGGYGINVTAGDRYIGGGYFNVAEYRKPTFQVLVSSDAPEVLAGSNIGVTVDAQFFSGGSVVDGNVSWAVLSSDYVFQPGGNLSRFSFVNDERDTGYFYDYYYRPQEVIASGTGQTDSTGRFVAQIPAALGDEQGSRSFTIEATVEDIAGNAVSGRTSVVVHGGLVYAGIRATSTVGEAGKEMTFAAIAVDWDGVAVPGQTLAIDIVERRWYSVQEENEQGDTIWRTSVEDIPAASFPDLIADADGRAQATFIPEKGGVYRATVTARDSQGNPAIASTYAWVAGDEYVSWRRVNDHSFDLITDANSYLPGDTAEILIASPFQGEASALVTVERGHIKRHEVLRLTGNSTIYRLPITGDMAPNVFVTVVVIKGVDDTNPAPDFKVSMTQFTVDREEQDLHVEVTPDQDTLGPGDTVNFTVRVTDYQGQPVDAEVSLALADLAALSLADRTDPPILDYFYSTRWLSVNTALLLTRIVDAFNQELESQIKGGGGGGDGFGVLTIRQNFPDTAYWQGQLQTGPDGEATVSITLPDNLTTWRMDARAITKETLVGETTADIVTTRPLLVDPTTPRFFIRGDSAQLGAVVHNNTDAALDAAVTLDAEGVTLNSSATQNVTIPAHQQSYVTWNVVVNDVARVDLVFTARAGDLADATRPTLGTLDGQGIPVYKYEVAETVGTSGQLLESGVAVESLALPIFPDFTVTEGQVTVEVAPSLAAAMTDGLTYLEHYPYECTEQVVSRFLPNVLTNRALQAANISDPNLQANLDAQVSIGLQRLYARQLSDGGWPWWDGSNSNTLVSAYVVLALIEAQTSGYTVTPAVLNRGVSYLKNHMVSVDILSGRFKYNRQAFLVYVLARADEFRGEIDQLYERRETLDLYARAYLAQAIALRDAGDPRLETLRSDFISAAILSATGANWQEEERDYWNWNSDTRTTAIVLDTMAKLDPTNPLTANAVRWLMAHRVDGRWSSTQETAWTLMALTDWMVASGELQADFRYEVALNGKLLGSGAATAATLRETLKLQVDVSQLFQDELNRLAIARDEGAGNLYYTAHMKLSLPVEQVLPLDQGIIVSREYFDPADRETPVTQMAQGETFLVRLTIVAPNDLHYVLIEDPLPAGVEAIDTSLKTSQQVDQPELYDATAFDWRTLQSSGWGWWYFDHVELRDEKVVLSASYLPRGTYEYVYLVRAATPGEYRVIPPTAQEFYFPEVSGRGAGSLFVVTPR from the coding sequence CAATCGCCCGGTTGTGCCGCTGCGCATCGCGGAAGAGCAACCCAATCTGCCCAACCCCCTGCGCATCACACCGGAGATGGCAGGCAGCGGGCAGTGGGTGAACACGTCCGTTTTTGTCTTCCGCCCTGATGGACCGTTGATTGGTCGTGAACAGTATGAAGTGGTGGTGGAGGCGGATGTGATCAACGCCATCAGCGCCACCGGCGCACAACTTCCCGCCGACTACGACTTCACCTTCACCGTCACCGCCCCCACCTACGACTACTTCGCCCTCCCCCATCTGACCACCGGCCCCAATAACGACTACGTTGACCTCCCCCTGGATCAAGACTTCCAGATCGTCTTCACCCAACCCATGGATCCCGCCAGCACCGAAGCCGCCATCAATCTCGCGGACAGCGCGGGCACATCTACGCCCTTCGTCTTCGATTGGGACGATGCCTTCACCACCGTCACCTTCACTCCCACCCAACTACTGGCGCTGGATACCCGCTACACCCTCACCCTCAGCGATACTGCCCTCTCCTCCTATGGCGGGCGACTGCGCGCGGGATTTACCTGGCGCGCCACCACGGTCCCCGCCCCAGCCATTCACTCCACGGACCCGCGCGATGGACAAACGCAGCGGCAATTCTCCAGTATCGCCGCGCTCACCTTTGCCGCCCCCATGGAGCGCAAGAGCCTGGCGGGCAAGGTCATCTTCACCCCGGAAATTGCCGGAGATCCCAACGGGCAGTACGACCGCTGGGATAACAGTTTGCGGTTCTATGGTCTGGCCCCCTCCACCACCTACACCATGCGCGTGCTGCCCGGAATGCGCGACCCCTATGGCAATGAAATCACCACGGAGCAAACCTTCACCTTTACCACGGCGGCCTACGACCCTTCGGCCAACTTTGGTTTCCCAGATAATCTGGCCCTCTATCGTCCAGGTGGCTCCACCGCCGCCTGGGTCACTTTCCGCAACGTCAGCCAGGTGGACGTCGCCCTCTATCGCATCACGCCCTCCCAGTTTGGCAACCTGACCAGCGGCAGCATCATCAGCCTTAACTTCACGCCGACGGCGGACGCCATCGTCTGGCAACGGTCGCAGTCCATCTCCGCCGATCTGAACGAACGGGGCTATCAACGTTTTGACATGACGACCGCTGATGGCGCGCCGCTGCCACCGGGTCTTTATTTCCTCACCCTGGATTCGCCGCAGGTGCGCCATGATCTGGCCCATCTACAAACACAGACCGTCATTATGGGCACGGCCAACCTCACGCTGAAAACAACGGCCACGGAAGCGATGGTCTGGGTCACGGACCTGAACAGCGGGCAACCCCTGCCCAATGTCCCCGTCGTTCTCTATGATCGCAACTTCAAGCAGGTCTTCCGTGCCGAAACAGACGCCTCCGGGCTGGCTTATCGGGACGATCTCGACTTGAGTACCGACTACGGCGACTGGTATTATGCCTTCACGGACACCGCGAATGTATTTGGCGTGGCGATCAGCAACTGGTGGGAAGGGGTCAACCCGTATGATTTCGGCATCTACACGGATTATTACCTGCGTCCCAACGAACCAACGGCCTATGTCTATACGGATCGCCCGCTCTACCGCCCGGACCAGGTGGTGTCATTCAAGGGCGTGGTGCGCCTGAATGACGATCTGGACTACAGCCTGCCGCCGTATGAAACGGTCCACGTGAACATCAGCAACTATAATGGCAATGTCTTTGACGAGGACATGCCGTTGTCCGCCTTTGGCAGTTTTGCCGGCCGATTCACGCTGGACAAGGAGGCGGTGCTGGGCGGTTATGGCATCAATGTCACGGCGGGGGACCGGTACATTGGTGGCGGTTACTTCAATGTGGCCGAGTACCGTAAGCCAACGTTCCAGGTGCTGGTGAGCAGCGACGCGCCGGAGGTGCTGGCGGGGTCGAACATCGGCGTCACGGTAGACGCGCAGTTCTTCTCCGGCGGCAGCGTGGTCGATGGGAACGTCAGTTGGGCGGTGCTGTCGTCGGATTACGTCTTCCAGCCCGGCGGGAACCTGAGCCGCTTCAGTTTTGTGAATGATGAACGGGACACGGGGTATTTCTACGACTATTATTACCGGCCACAGGAGGTGATCGCCAGCGGTACGGGGCAGACGGATAGCACGGGTCGCTTCGTGGCGCAAATCCCGGCGGCATTGGGGGATGAGCAGGGAAGCCGCTCGTTTACGATTGAGGCGACGGTGGAGGATATTGCCGGCAATGCCGTCAGCGGGCGTACGTCTGTTGTGGTACATGGGGGATTGGTGTATGCCGGCATCCGCGCCACCAGCACCGTCGGCGAAGCAGGCAAAGAAATGACCTTCGCAGCCATCGCCGTCGATTGGGACGGCGTGGCCGTCCCCGGCCAAACCCTCGCCATCGACATCGTCGAACGCCGCTGGTACAGCGTCCAGGAAGAAAACGAACAAGGCGACACCATCTGGCGCACCAGCGTCGAAGACATCCCCGCCGCCAGTTTCCCCGACCTCATCGCCGACGCCGACGGGCGCGCCCAGGCCACCTTCATCCCCGAAAAAGGCGGCGTCTACCGCGCCACCGTCACCGCCCGCGACAGCCAGGGCAACCCGGCCATCGCCTCCACCTATGCCTGGGTCGCCGGCGACGAATACGTTTCCTGGCGGCGCGTAAACGACCACAGCTTCGACCTGATCACCGACGCGAACAGCTACCTCCCCGGCGACACCGCCGAAATCCTCATCGCCTCCCCCTTCCAGGGCGAAGCCAGCGCCCTCGTCACCGTCGAACGCGGGCACATCAAGCGGCACGAAGTCCTCCGCCTCACCGGCAACAGCACCATCTACCGCCTCCCCATCACCGGCGACATGGCCCCCAACGTCTTCGTCACCGTCGTCGTCATCAAAGGCGTGGACGACACCAACCCCGCCCCGGACTTCAAAGTGAGCATGACCCAGTTCACCGTAGACCGCGAGGAACAGGATTTGCACGTCGAAGTCACACCCGACCAGGACACGCTGGGGCCGGGCGACACCGTTAACTTCACCGTGCGCGTCACCGACTACCAGGGGCAACCCGTAGACGCGGAAGTATCGCTGGCGCTGGCCGACCTGGCCGCCCTCTCCCTGGCGGACCGTACCGATCCCCCCATCCTCGACTACTTCTACTCCACCCGTTGGCTCAGCGTGAACACGGCCCTCCTGCTCACGCGCATCGTAGATGCCTTCAATCAGGAGCTAGAAAGCCAGATCAAGGGCGGCGGTGGCGGCGGCGACGGCTTTGGCGTCCTCACCATTCGCCAGAACTTCCCCGACACCGCCTACTGGCAAGGACAGTTGCAGACCGGACCAGACGGTGAAGCCACCGTCTCCATCACCCTGCCCGACAACCTCACCACCTGGCGCATGGACGCCCGCGCCATCACCAAAGAGACCCTCGTGGGCGAGACGACCGCGGACATCGTCACCACGCGCCCGCTGCTGGTGGACCCGACGACGCCCCGCTTCTTCATCCGCGGCGATAGCGCCCAACTGGGGGCCGTGGTCCACAACAACACCGACGCCGCTCTCGATGCCGCCGTCACCCTGGACGCCGAGGGCGTGACGCTAAACAGCAGCGCCACGCAAAACGTGACGATTCCCGCCCACCAGCAAAGCTACGTCACCTGGAACGTGGTCGTCAACGACGTGGCGCGCGTAGACCTGGTCTTCACCGCCCGCGCCGGCGACCTGGCCGACGCTACCCGCCCCACGCTGGGCACGCTGGACGGGCAGGGTATTCCCGTCTACAAGTACGAAGTGGCGGAAACGGTGGGCACGTCGGGCCAATTGCTGGAAAGCGGCGTGGCCGTAGAATCGCTGGCGCTGCCCATCTTCCCCGACTTCACCGTGACGGAAGGGCAGGTAACGGTAGAGGTCGCGCCCTCCCTGGCCGCCGCCATGACGGACGGACTCACCTACCTGGAGCATTATCCGTATGAATGCACGGAGCAGGTCGTCTCCCGCTTCCTGCCCAATGTCCTCACGAATCGCGCCTTGCAGGCGGCCAACATCAGCGACCCCAACTTGCAGGCCAACCTGGACGCGCAAGTAAGCATCGGCTTGCAGCGATTGTATGCGCGGCAGTTGTCTGATGGCGGCTGGCCCTGGTGGGATGGCTCCAATAGCAACACGCTCGTTTCCGCCTACGTGGTCCTGGCCCTGATTGAAGCCCAAACCAGCGGCTACACGGTCACCCCCGCCGTACTGAATCGCGGCGTCAGCTACTTGAAGAACCACATGGTGAGTGTGGACATCCTCAGCGGGCGCTTCAAATACAATCGCCAGGCATTCCTGGTATACGTGCTGGCGCGCGCGGACGAATTTCGTGGCGAGATTGACCAGCTTTATGAGCGGCGGGAGACGCTGGACCTGTATGCACGCGCTTATCTGGCGCAGGCGATTGCTCTACGCGACGCGGGCGACCCCCGCCTGGAGACGCTGCGCTCGGACTTTATCAGCGCGGCGATCCTCTCCGCCACGGGCGCGAACTGGCAGGAAGAGGAGCGGGATTACTGGAATTGGAACTCGGACACACGCACGACGGCGATTGTGCTGGACACCATGGCGAAATTGGACCCCACCAACCCGTTGACGGCGAACGCCGTGCGCTGGTTAATGGCGCATCGCGTGGATGGTCGCTGGAGCAGCACGCAGGAAACGGCGTGGACGCTGATGGCGCTCACCGATTGGATGGTCGCTTCCGGCGAACTGCAAGCGGATTTCCGCTACGAGGTGGCTTTGAATGGGAAGTTACTGGGCAGCGGCGCGGCGACGGCGGCGACGCTGCGGGAGACGCTGAAGCTGCAAGTGGATGTGTCGCAGTTGTTCCAGGATGAGTTGAACCGGCTGGCAATTGCCCGCGACGAGGGAGCGGGGAATCTGTACTACACGGCGCACATGAAACTATCGCTGCCGGTGGAGCAGGTTTTGCCGCTGGACCAGGGCATCATCGTCTCCCGCGAATACTTCGATCCCGCCGATCGGGAAACGCCGGTGACGCAGATGGCGCAGGGCGAGACGTTCCTGGTGCGGCTGACGATTGTGGCCCCCAATGATTTGCACTATGTGTTGATTGAGGATCCGCTGCCGGCAGGCGTGGAAGCGATAGACACATCGTTGAAGACCAGCCAGCAAGTCGATCAGCCGGAATTGTACGATGCGACCGCCTTCGATTGGCGCACGCTGCAATCGTCCGGTTGGGGCTGGTGGTACTTCGACCATGTCGAGTTGCGAGACGAGAAGGTGGTGTTGTCGGCCAGCTACCTGCCACGGGGCACGTATGAGTACGTGTACCTGGTGCGGGCGGCGACGCCGGGAGAATACCGCGTGATCCCGCCGACGGCGCAGGAGTTCTACTTCCCGGAAGTATCCGGTCGCGGCGCGGGTTCGCTGTTCGTGGTCACGCCGCGCTAG
- a CDS encoding HAMP domain-containing protein: protein MTHMPVSHTLTTRLRRLLRSFRFRLTLWFVAVLALLLAGFSLFIYWRQAQVLRAETTNRLVAQSSQIAAYYSAIYRRDFEEEHNEGVRFRLSQSDLPLLQRQDVLALIDAAGNLIQRSENFQVSDIGQIYNTWKEAGLPAEPVPYTFPGDEHHETGETPDSYLLVNTSINFGRQGQGLLILGGPIDPGGQLPRLALTLALVFVVTLLVSFGGGYWLADQAMRPVQAITHTARDISDHDLSRRLHLNRVDELGELADTFDAMLDRLQAAFERQRQFTADASHELRTPLTIIELESNRILERRRPVEEYEAALRIIQSENEWMSRLVDQLLTLARMDAGLTHLPREPLDLSELAVDAIDRLAPLARQKRVALQTGELTEAITEADRGYLTQMLNNLLENGMKYARAEGARVVVETGRASANGRAQCWLRVADNGPGILPAHLPHLFDRFYRVDDARTRDEETSPETAGSGLGLSIAHSIVTAYGGRIEVASRPDEGTVFTVWMPASS, encoded by the coding sequence ATGACACACATGCCAGTGTCCCACACCCTCACCACGCGCCTGCGCCGACTGCTGCGCAGCTTTCGCTTTCGCCTCACTTTGTGGTTCGTGGCGGTCCTGGCCCTGCTGCTGGCGGGGTTTAGCCTCTTCATTTATTGGCGGCAGGCGCAGGTGCTGCGCGCCGAGACTACCAACCGCCTCGTAGCCCAATCCAGCCAGATCGCCGCTTACTATAGCGCCATCTACCGCCGCGACTTTGAAGAGGAACATAACGAAGGCGTTCGGTTCCGCCTTTCCCAAAGCGATCTTCCCCTGTTGCAAAGACAAGACGTGCTGGCTTTGATTGACGCCGCCGGTAATCTGATCCAGCGCAGCGAGAATTTTCAGGTCAGCGACATCGGGCAAATCTACAATACGTGGAAGGAAGCGGGATTGCCGGCAGAACCCGTCCCCTACACCTTCCCCGGCGATGAACACCACGAGACGGGGGAGACCCCGGACAGCTATCTCCTGGTCAACACGTCCATCAACTTCGGGCGTCAAGGGCAGGGGCTGCTGATATTGGGCGGCCCCATTGATCCGGGGGGGCAGCTTCCCCGTCTGGCGCTCACGTTGGCGCTCGTGTTCGTGGTCACGCTGCTCGTCTCTTTTGGCGGTGGCTACTGGCTGGCCGACCAGGCCATGCGCCCGGTCCAGGCCATCACGCACACCGCGCGCGACATCAGCGACCACGATCTGAGCCGACGGCTGCACCTCAATCGCGTAGACGAGCTGGGGGAACTGGCGGACACGTTTGATGCCATGCTGGACCGCTTGCAGGCCGCCTTTGAGCGGCAGCGCCAGTTTACGGCTGACGCCAGCCACGAACTGCGCACGCCTTTGACCATTATCGAACTGGAATCCAACCGCATTTTGGAGCGCCGCCGTCCCGTGGAAGAATACGAGGCGGCGCTGCGTATTATCCAGTCGGAAAATGAGTGGATGAGTCGCCTGGTAGACCAACTCCTGACGCTGGCGCGCATGGATGCGGGGCTGACGCATCTGCCACGGGAGCCGCTGGACCTGAGCGAATTGGCGGTGGATGCGATTGACCGCCTCGCGCCGTTGGCGCGGCAGAAGCGGGTTGCCTTGCAAACGGGCGAGTTGACGGAGGCCATTACGGAGGCGGATCGCGGCTATCTGACGCAAATGCTCAACAATTTGCTGGAAAACGGCATGAAGTACGCCCGCGCAGAAGGGGCGCGGGTGGTAGTGGAGACGGGGCGGGCGTCTGCGAATGGGCGGGCGCAATGCTGGCTGCGTGTGGCGGATAATGGACCGGGCATTTTGCCGGCGCATTTGCCACACCTGTTTGATCGCTTCTATCGCGTGGACGATGCGCGCACGCGGGATGAAGAAACGTCGCCGGAGACGGCGGGTAGCGGTCTGGGGCTGTCCATTGCCCATTCCATCGTTACTGCGTATGGGGGGCGAATCGAAGTCGCCAGCCGGCCGGATGAGGGAACGGTTTTTACTGTTTGGATGCCGGCATCTTCTTGA